The Rhododendron vialii isolate Sample 1 chromosome 6a, ASM3025357v1 genome includes a window with the following:
- the LOC131329822 gene encoding cytokinin riboside 5'-monophosphate phosphoribohydrolase LOG5-like, with amino-acid sequence MVGEVKAVADMHERKAEMARHSDCFIALPGGYGTLEELLEVITWAQLGIHDKPVGLLNVDGCYNSLLTFIDKAVDDGCIKPSQRHIFVSAPNPKELVQKLEVGF; translated from the exons ATGGTTGGTGAGGTCAAGGCTGTGGCGGATATGCATGAGAGGAAAGCCGAGATGGCCCGCCACTCCGACTGCTTCATTGCCCTACCAG GTGGGTATGGAACTCTGGAGGAGTTACTGGAAGTCATAACTTGGGCTCAACTTGGCATCCATGACAAGCCC GTGGGTTTGCTGAATGTGGATGGGTGCTATAACTCCCTGTTAACTTTCATTGACAAGGCAGTAGACGATGGCTGCATCAAACCTTCTCAGCGTCACATCTTTGTGTCTGCCCCAAATCCCAAAGAGCTTGTTCAGAAACTTGAGGTGGGATTTTGA
- the LOC131328497 gene encoding uncharacterized protein LOC131328497 — protein sequence MKKPQLIEWMKFPNVRVFRKLLREYHIKEGYTFTFLKNESTRVTVKYARDCGFRLHASPMYDDKSFQIKKITQMHKCTGIYTNNNATSSWLSQKYITKLVDAPETKVKSMKNIVRREWLINVSHTKVYRAKRKTLELIQGDDRKQYLRLWDYCEMVRIQNPSSVAKLNVERPLPDEGLVFQRMFIGYDAQVNGFLAGCRPIIGLDTCFLKGPFGGQLMHATAKDAINQIFPLAFAVVEAETKDSWTWFLENLTDMIGNPKQKG from the coding sequence ATGAAGAAACCCCAACTAATAGAGTGGATGAAGTTTCCCAATGTGCGGGTGTTTAGAAAATTATTGAGGGAATACCACATAAAGGAAGGGTATACATTCACATTTTTGAAGAATGAGTCTACAAGAGTGACTGTGAAGTATGCACGTGATTGTGGCTTTAGGCTTCATGCCTCTCCCATGTACGATGATAAAtcctttcaaattaaaaagatAACGCAAATGCATAAATGTACTGGGATTTACACTAATAATAATGCAACCTCATCGTGGCTTTCCCAAAAGTACATAACCAAGCTGGTTGATGCTCCTGAGACTAAGGTCAAATCAATGAAGAACATAGTTAGGAGGGAGTGGCTGATAAATGTTTCACATACCAAAGTCTATAGAGCAAAGAGAAAGACACTTGAGCTAATTCAAGGAGATGATAGAAAACAATATTTGAGGTTGTGGGATTACTGTGAGATGGTTAGGATACAAAACCCAAGTAGTGTGGCTAAACTGAATGTTGAAAGACCCTTGCCTGATGAAGGTCTAGTGTTTCAGAGAATGTTCATAGGTTATGATGCACAGGTAAATGGGTTTTTAGCTGGTTGCAGACCTATAATCGGGTTAGATACATGTTTCTTAAAAGGCCCATTTGGAGGTCAATTGATGCATGCAACTGCAAAAGATGCCATCAATCAGATATTTCCTTTGGCATTTGCTGTTGTTGAAGCTGAAACAAAAGACAGTTGGACTTGGTTCTTGGAAAATCTAACCGACATGATTGGGAATCCAAAGCAAAAGGGTTAG